DNA from Dokdonella koreensis DS-123:
GAAAGCGCGCCTGTTCGAGTCCGACTACCTGCTGGGCGTGCACGACGCCTATCGCGTCGGCGCGCTGCGCCTGCGCCGCGACGACCAGGGCGCCTTCCTCGACGACCGGCACGATGCCGCCGCGCCGCCGTTCGTGCAGTTGCGCGCGCTGGAGGCGGCCAGCCTGGCGCTGGAGCGCGACGAGGACAACACCGCCGCCCAGGCCGACGACTGGCTGCGCCTGCTGATCGCCCCGGGCGGCTCGCTCGGCGGTGCGCGCCCCAAGGCCAGCGTGGCCGATCCCGAGGGCCGCCCGTGGATCGCCAAGTTTCCGAGCATCCGCGACGCGCACGACGTCGGCGCCTGGGAAATCGTCGTGCAGACGCTGGCCCGCGCCTGCGGGCTACGCGTGCCCGACGCGCTGGCGCGGCGCTTCGGCAGTGCGCACCACACCTTCCTGGTTCGCCGCTTCGACCGCACGCCGGCCGGCCGGCGCCTGCATTTCGCTTCCGCGATGAACCTCACCGGCCATCAGGACGGCGACGACGCCAGCACCGGCGCCAGCTACCTGGAGATCGCGCAGGTGCTGATGACCGACGGCGCCCACCCGGATGCAGACCTGCGCGAGCTGTGGTCCCGCATCGTGTTCAACGTACTGGTGTCCAATGCCGACGACCACCTGCGCAACCACGGCTTTCTGCTGGAACCCGGTCGCGGCTGGACGCTGGCGCCCGCGTTCGACATGAACCCGCTCCCCGATGCGCACGGCCTCACGCTCAACATCAGCGAAGCCGACAATGCGCTGGACCTGGACATTGCGCGGTCGGTGGCGCCGTATTTCCGCGTGGCTGCCGTCGACGCCGAGGCGATCATCGCGCGTCAGCGCCAGGTGGTGGCGCAATGGCGCGTGATCGCCGATTCGCTCGCGATTCCCGCCCGCGAGCAGAAGCGCATGGCCGATGCGTTCCGGCGCGCCTCGTGAACGTCCGCAGCGGCCAGCGCGGGAGACCCGCAGTCGTGCGTGCTGTCCGCAGGGCATGCCAGTGCATGCTGGCCGTGTCGATCGGCGTGGCCAGCACCCCGTCCCTGGCCGAGGTCCGGCACACGCGCCAGACCACCTACTACGACGTCACCGGCACCACCGCCCGCGCGCTGCGCGACCAGATCGAACAACTGCGGCCGCGCGGCGACGACGGCGGCCGCTACGACGCCTACACACGCTGGCGGCTGGAGTGGCGCTACATGTACCGGGAGACGCGTGACGCCTGCCGGCTGGCCTCGTTCAAGGTCACGCTGCGCACCACGATCCACCTGCCGCGCTGGCAGGCGCCGCCCGGAGCCGCCGCGGACCTCGAGGCCCGCTGGAACGCCTACGTCGATGCGCTCGACCGCCACGAGCAACAACACGAAGCGATCGCCGTCGAGGCCGCCGAGACGATCGAGCGCGAGGTGAGCGCGATCGATCGCACGCCGGATTGCGCGACGCTGGAAGCGCGCGTCAACGCGCGTGCCGAGGCGCTGATGGAGGACTACAAGGCACGGCAG
Protein-coding regions in this window:
- a CDS encoding type II toxin-antitoxin system HipA family toxin → MSEPFIAVYADWDGLAAPLRLGRLEARRSAARELFEFAFDPAALARSDLAGVKLDPRLGAYPGRQYPPQGQETFGVFADASPDRWGRLLMRRRLERDQRAGRADPKARLFESDYLLGVHDAYRVGALRLRRDDQGAFLDDRHDAAAPPFVQLRALEAASLALERDEDNTAAQADDWLRLLIAPGGSLGGARPKASVADPEGRPWIAKFPSIRDAHDVGAWEIVVQTLARACGLRVPDALARRFGSAHHTFLVRRFDRTPAGRRLHFASAMNLTGHQDGDDASTGASYLEIAQVLMTDGAHPDADLRELWSRIVFNVLVSNADDHLRNHGFLLEPGRGWTLAPAFDMNPLPDAHGLTLNISEADNALDLDIARSVAPYFRVAAVDAEAIIARQRQVVAQWRVIADSLAIPAREQKRMADAFRRAS
- a CDS encoding DUF922 domain-containing Zn-dependent protease, with amino-acid sequence MLAVSIGVASTPSLAEVRHTRQTTYYDVTGTTARALRDQIEQLRPRGDDGGRYDAYTRWRLEWRYMYRETRDACRLASFKVTLRTTIHLPRWQAPPGAAADLEARWNAYVDALDRHEQQHEAIAVEAAETIEREVSAIDRTPDCATLEARVNARAEALMEDYKARQRDFDVQTAHGRNEGVQRP